A genomic region of Gossypium hirsutum isolate 1008001.06 chromosome D01, Gossypium_hirsutum_v2.1, whole genome shotgun sequence contains the following coding sequences:
- the LOC107925577 gene encoding replication factor C subunit 3 has protein sequence MPSPATIPRRSSSDPDLTVTTSKSKTLIVTPPSSRSSASVSRGKKSSYWISWSNISKLGDFIDQRKKESDLTEESLHEHNKLHGIYSHKFRLNNFIGDDEVDEKYNKCSPYYKGLTDSTLRINREKNVSGADSPGRESQTTTVFSTSSSSLSILFGKVQELGSSCFTCTRTGDYYKDPDVLKPVKATNPSLPVPCSNTTSMKDIKPEIKEAEDNPPDVQLVFKEKPLRERVREPSAAPPTVTKTVVERKEAEVNQKFILADKYRPKALKDFICNRSEALRVQDLVKSGEFSHIIFEGPAGVGKRTMMTAVIREIFGSDRVQTRDECKPYYLKGESVRRMDVNIRESSKHVEVNLSDLRGYEKHVIVELMKETQPNKPFSYDPQNYKAIVLCEADKLSTDALLYIRWLLERYKAGNKVFFCCSDISKLQPIRSLCTVIKLLPPSKQEIVEVVEFIAKQEGIVLPPKFGERIANSSKNNLRQAIRSFEACWQSSYPFKEDQIILTGWEEDIANIAKNMVEERSPKQLYIIRGKLQILIEHDVSPDFIFMSLVGEVKKHLDENLHPQVDVLYDEYNRDDENMIESEDEMGTKVIDPVKKNSRIFSRIEEFIARFMSWYNNQSKMANAAATFFWPPVKGLQYSSHILLAADEGTSP, from the exons ATGCCGAGTCCAGCTACAATCCCCCGACGTTCCTCATCGGATCCGGATCTCACCGTCACAACGTCCAAATCCAAGACCTTAATCGTTACACCTCCGTCTAGTCGTTCCTCGGCGTCTGTTAGCCGTGGTAAGAAATCATCTTACTGGATTAGTTGGAGCAACATCAGTAAACTAGGCGACTTCATCGACCAACGAAAAAAAGAGTCCGATTTAACCGAAGAGAGTCTCCACGAACATAACAAGTTGCATGGAATATATTCTCATAAGTTTCGTCTTAATAATTTCATTGGTGATGACGAAGTCGATGAAAAGTACAATAAGTGCAGCCCTTATTACAAAGGCCTCACTGATTCGACACTTAGGATTAACCGTGAAAAGAACGTGTCCGGAGCCGATAGTCCTGGTCGAGAAAGCCAAACGACGACTGTTTTCAGTACGAGTTCGAGCTCTCTTTCGATTTTGTTCGGTAAAGTTCAAGAACTCGGTTCTAGTTGTTTTACTTGTACAAGAACTGGTGATTATTACAAGGATCCTGATGTTCTCAAACCTGTTAAGGCAACTAATCCTTCATTACCAGTACCATGTTCTAATACAACTTCAATGAAGGATATAAAACCGGAGATAAAGGAGGCTGAGGACAATCCTCCTGATGTTCAATTAGTTTTTAAGGAGAAGCCATTGAGGGAGAGAGTACGGGAACCATCGGCTGCACCACCGACGGTAACCAAAACCGTTGTCGAGAGAAAAGAAGCCGAGGTGAATCAAAAGTTCATATTGGCGGATAAGTACCGACCCAAAGCTTTAAAAGATTTCATCTGCAATCGAAGTGAAGCACTTCGGGTGCAGGATCTG GTGAAAAGCGGAGAATTTAGTCACATTATATTTGAAGGACCTGCCGGTGTTGGGAAAAGAACTATGATGACAGCTGTAATTCGTGAAATTTTCGGATCGGATCGAGTTCAG ACCAGGGACGAGTGCAAGCCATATTATTTGAAG GGGGAATCAGTAAGAAGAATGGATGTAAATATAAGGGAATCATCCAAACATGTAGAAGTGAATCTTTCGGATCTAAGAGGATACGAGAAGCATGTGATTGTGGAACTAATGAAGGAAACACAACCTAATAAACCTTTCTCATACGACCCTCAAAACTATAAAG CAATTGTTTTATGTGAAGCAGACAAGCTAAGTACTGATGCATTACTGTACATTCGATGGCTGTTAGAAAGGTATAAAGCGGGAAATAAAGTTTTCTTTTGCTGCTCCGATATCTCTAAGCTTCAGCCGATTAGATCACTTTGCACTGTCATTAAGCTACTTCCACCTTCAAAACAAGAG ATTGTTGAAGTAGTGGAATTTATAGCAAAGCAAGAAGGTATAGTTTTGCCACCTAAGTTTGGTGAAAGGATAGCTAATAGTTCAAAGAATAATCTGCGTCAAGCCATTCGTTCATTCGAAGCCTGTTGGCAATCAAG TTATCCTTTCAAGGAAGACCAGATAATATTAACGGGATGGGAAGAAGACATTGCAAATATAGCCAAGAACATGGTGGAGGAGCGAAGTCCAAAACA GCTATATATCATTCGAGGAAAGCTTCAAATtctcattgagcatgatgtatctCCTGACTTTATATTCATG TCATTGGTTGGAGAAGTGAAAAAGCACTTGGATGAGAACTTGCATCCTCAAGTAGATGTTTTATATGATGAATACAAT agggatgatgaaaacatgattgaaAGTGAAGATGAAATGGGGACGAAAGTTATTGATCCGGTCAAAAAGAACAGTCGGATTTTCTCCAGAATCGAAG AGTTTATAGCCAGATTCATGAGCTGGTACAATAATCAATCAAAGATGGCAAATGCAGCAGCCACATTCTTCTGGCCGCCGGTGAAGGGACTTCAGTACAGCAGCCACATTCTTCTGGCCGCCGATGAAGGGACTTCACCCTGA